A region of Thermovibrio ammonificans HB-1 DNA encodes the following proteins:
- a CDS encoding ABC transporter ATP-binding protein, giving the protein MSLTVESLSIEKGPVKLVCDAKVKAAPGESVAVVGESGSGKSLTALAVLKLLPENLKVKGKVEVDGTDVLSLQGERLRRFRWEKVSMVFQDPSSSLNPLMKVGEQVAEALKFHGFKGDFFKRVVELFELCEIPDPERVYHAYPHQLSGGLKQRVAIAMALACSPGYLIADEPTTALDVTVQARILRLFKRLVREQRLGLALITHDMGVVKEVAQKVFVMYAGYTVEWGRTSEVLGSPLHPYTEGLINCTPELKCSGKGKLRAIPGSVPDPSQRPSGCPFHSRCYKAKEVCKKKTPPVREVNGRGVRCFFPNY; this is encoded by the coding sequence TTGAGCCTCACAGTTGAATCCCTCTCCATAGAGAAAGGACCCGTTAAGCTCGTATGCGACGCCAAAGTGAAAGCGGCTCCTGGGGAGTCTGTAGCCGTTGTAGGCGAAAGCGGAAGCGGTAAGTCTTTAACGGCGCTTGCCGTTTTGAAGCTCTTGCCGGAAAACCTAAAAGTAAAGGGCAAAGTAGAAGTCGACGGAACAGACGTTCTCTCCCTTCAAGGGGAGCGGTTGAGGCGCTTCCGCTGGGAGAAGGTCTCAATGGTCTTTCAAGACCCCTCATCAAGCCTCAACCCCCTTATGAAGGTGGGAGAGCAGGTGGCAGAAGCCCTGAAGTTCCACGGCTTTAAAGGGGACTTCTTCAAAAGGGTAGTGGAGCTCTTCGAGCTGTGCGAAATACCCGACCCCGAAAGGGTATACCACGCCTACCCCCACCAGCTCTCAGGGGGGTTAAAACAGAGGGTAGCAATAGCCATGGCCCTTGCCTGCTCTCCCGGCTACCTGATAGCCGACGAGCCCACAACCGCCCTCGACGTAACCGTTCAAGCCCGAATTCTCAGGCTCTTTAAAAGGCTGGTAAGGGAGCAAAGGCTCGGGCTGGCGCTCATTACACACGACATGGGCGTTGTTAAAGAGGTTGCCCAAAAGGTATTCGTCATGTACGCCGGATACACGGTTGAGTGGGGGAGAACCTCAGAGGTTCTGGGCTCCCCCTTACACCCTTACACCGAAGGACTAATAAACTGCACACCGGAACTCAAGTGCTCGGGCAAAGGAAAGCTCCGGGCTATTCCCGGCTCGGTTCCAGACCCTTCCCAAAGGCCTTCAGGGTGTCCGTTCCACTCCAGGTGTTACAAGGCAAAAGAGGTCTGCAAAAAGAAAACCCCTCCCGTCAGGGAAGTTAACGGGAGGGGAGTAAGGTGCTTCTTTCCCAATTACTGA
- a CDS encoding gamma-glutamylcyclotransferase family protein, translating into MVLYFAYGSNMNPERMRERGVKFKSFRPAKLKGYRLAFNKACYTFPGYGCANVEPDPNGVVEGVLYEVLEGLESLDSYEGYPRHYGRREVEVETPSGEKVKAVCYVAQPAFIKEGLKPHPNYLKHLLKACQLGLLSKSYCKKIESLFREKP; encoded by the coding sequence ATGGTTCTCTACTTCGCTTACGGCTCCAACATGAACCCGGAGAGAATGAGGGAGCGGGGCGTGAAGTTTAAGAGCTTCCGCCCCGCCAAACTCAAAGGCTACAGGCTCGCCTTCAACAAGGCCTGCTACACCTTCCCCGGTTACGGGTGCGCAAACGTAGAGCCCGACCCAAACGGGGTTGTAGAGGGGGTCCTGTACGAAGTTCTGGAAGGGCTCGAGAGCCTCGACTCCTACGAAGGCTACCCCCGCCACTACGGCCGAAGGGAGGTCGAGGTGGAAACCCCATCGGGGGAAAAGGTAAAGGCTGTCTGTTATGTAGCTCAGCCCGCATTTATCAAAGAGGGCCTTAAACCCCACCCCAACTACCTGAAACACCTACTCAAGGCGTGTCAGCTTGGCCTTCTCTCCAAAAGTTACTGTAAGAAAATAGAGAGCCTCTTTCGGGAGAAACCTTGA